A genomic segment from Neobacillus sp. YX16 encodes:
- a CDS encoding MarR family winged helix-turn-helix transcriptional regulator, with the protein MDVIDVKNILWSYTRQINERTSNLIITLCDHHGITTLQGRILLEIEQHGSHTIGTLASRLHIAGTNISTMCKKLEGKGHIVRVRDEGDERVVKVALSEKGKTVVDEINQELIEKISNSIQGETEQSLHEIINGLKKLNTLLEKLSSD; encoded by the coding sequence ATGGATGTAATTGATGTTAAAAATATCCTTTGGAGCTATACCAGGCAAATAAATGAAAGAACAAGTAATTTAATTATCACTCTATGTGACCACCATGGGATTACCACATTGCAGGGGAGAATACTTTTAGAAATAGAGCAGCATGGTTCGCACACAATCGGCACCTTAGCCAGCCGCTTACATATAGCCGGAACCAATATTTCAACGATGTGCAAAAAACTCGAAGGTAAAGGCCATATTGTACGTGTAAGAGATGAAGGTGATGAGAGAGTGGTAAAAGTCGCTCTGTCAGAAAAGGGAAAAACTGTAGTAGATGAAATCAATCAAGAATTAATCGAGAAAATTTCAAATTCCATTCAAGGGGAAACAGAGCAATCGTTACACGAAATCATCAATGGTCTCAAAAAATTAAATACATTACTGGAAAAATTGAGCAGTGACTAA
- a CDS encoding Na+/H+ antiporter NhaC family protein, with protein sequence MEHTWLSLVPFLIVIAMSIWLKNILPGLVVGLLVGSLIFTSDILDGTIQSVTYMVTTLSDETNIKIIGFLYLFGGLVGMMNISGGIKGFSEWVGTKIKNERGLLGLIWLTLPFTFMMPMFRIMMIGPVVKSLAKKMNVSKQKVGLTMDISTESVIVLLPVATAFVGFMVSLVEGSIRDLNFGMSPYEVFLLSILFNFFAISTLIIGLIQTFWIPSKKDSNVKGVQEQMEEEEHEFHRIGIKKELSMVKAQPWNLIVPVFLLLGLSLFLLWQDGKSKGAKTVFDAFSIADATFVMLLAVFITLILSFIFYIIRRQHLSELLYHFYDGGNQMMEAISLLVLIWSLTLSAEDLGFSTFISSTLGAFLPAWLTPATIFLLGSVVGYFIGSSWGTWGLFMPLGVSLAVSTGASIPLTVGAVFASGAFGALASPLGDTTITTASIMDLPIVEYARYKLKVSVIGGVISIVFYLAAAFFI encoded by the coding sequence TTGGAACATACTTGGCTTTCTCTTGTACCCTTTCTAATTGTAATAGCCATGTCGATTTGGCTGAAAAATATCTTACCTGGTCTTGTGGTGGGTCTTCTCGTAGGCTCCTTGATATTTACTTCGGATATATTAGATGGAACCATTCAAAGTGTTACTTATATGGTGACCACTTTGTCGGATGAAACCAACATAAAAATCATTGGATTCCTTTATTTATTTGGCGGTCTTGTGGGGATGATGAACATTTCTGGAGGGATTAAAGGTTTTTCAGAATGGGTTGGGACGAAGATAAAGAATGAACGCGGGCTGCTTGGATTGATTTGGCTTACCCTCCCTTTTACCTTTATGATGCCGATGTTTCGAATCATGATGATTGGACCTGTCGTCAAATCGCTTGCGAAAAAAATGAATGTCTCGAAGCAGAAAGTCGGACTGACGATGGACATTTCAACTGAGTCAGTCATTGTCCTCTTACCAGTCGCGACTGCATTTGTTGGGTTCATGGTTTCTTTAGTGGAAGGCAGTATCCGGGATTTGAATTTTGGAATGTCGCCCTATGAGGTATTCTTATTAAGTATTCTGTTTAATTTCTTTGCCATTTCCACGCTAATCATTGGATTAATCCAAACCTTTTGGATTCCTAGTAAAAAGGATTCAAATGTAAAAGGTGTTCAAGAGCAGATGGAAGAAGAAGAGCATGAATTTCACCGGATTGGCATTAAAAAAGAACTTTCGATGGTAAAAGCTCAGCCGTGGAACTTAATTGTGCCAGTCTTTTTGCTGTTAGGTTTATCTTTGTTCTTATTATGGCAGGACGGTAAAAGTAAAGGTGCTAAAACCGTATTCGATGCCTTTTCTATCGCAGATGCCACCTTTGTCATGCTATTAGCCGTTTTTATCACTCTTATCCTCTCATTCATTTTTTATATTATTAGACGGCAACATCTTAGTGAGCTATTGTACCATTTTTATGATGGCGGGAATCAGATGATGGAGGCTATTAGTCTGCTCGTGTTAATATGGTCATTAACCCTTTCAGCCGAGGACCTGGGTTTTTCTACCTTTATTAGTTCAACCTTAGGTGCATTCCTACCAGCTTGGTTAACTCCAGCTACAATCTTCCTGCTCGGGTCTGTTGTGGGCTATTTTATTGGTTCCTCGTGGGGAACATGGGGATTATTTATGCCATTGGGTGTTAGTTTGGCGGTCTCGACTGGTGCCTCCATCCCGTTAACTGTAGGTGCTGTATTTGCCAGTGGAGCCTTTGGGGCATTGGCCTCACCTTTAGGAGATACCACCATTACGACCGCTTCCATTATGGACCTGCCGATAGTTGAGTATGCACGATATAAATTGAAGGTTTCTGTCATTGGAGGGGTCATTTCAATCGTTTTCTATCTTGCAGCTGCTTTCTTTATTTGA